One Turneriella parva DSM 21527 genomic region harbors:
- a CDS encoding PspA/IM30 family protein, protein MSLWQRFKRALRSIFGGWVSEMEDPALILEQNIRDMRDKIPKMNENIAMLRANAKLVDKEKQKLEGEQAKLIANVKAAIGQNREDIAAEYALQLEHNKAQVAKLDQQLAQANAAAEKGEQAKVAFMKELDRKTKEALDAIETAKRAKWQKEVADTMEQFTAGGVDHTHDEMVKRIEKESAMAEVKLDMAVSKGDKAKEAIEADAEKIRAAELVKQFKIEMGVSDSGGSTQQQTGVKN, encoded by the coding sequence ATGAGTTTATGGCAACGTTTTAAGCGCGCACTGCGCTCCATTTTCGGCGGCTGGGTTTCTGAAATGGAAGATCCCGCTTTGATTCTCGAACAGAACATTCGCGACATGCGCGATAAGATACCCAAGATGAACGAAAATATCGCGATGCTACGCGCGAACGCAAAGCTCGTCGATAAAGAGAAACAGAAGCTCGAAGGCGAACAGGCGAAATTGATCGCAAACGTGAAGGCAGCGATCGGGCAGAACCGCGAAGACATCGCTGCTGAATACGCGCTGCAGCTCGAACACAATAAGGCGCAGGTGGCAAAACTTGACCAGCAGCTGGCGCAGGCTAACGCCGCGGCAGAAAAAGGCGAACAGGCCAAGGTGGCTTTCATGAAAGAACTCGACAGAAAAACCAAAGAAGCTCTCGACGCGATTGAAACCGCAAAGCGCGCGAAGTGGCAGAAAGAAGTCGCCGACACTATGGAACAATTCACCGCGGGCGGCGTCGACCACACACACGACGAAATGGTCAAGCGTATCGAAAAAGAGAGCGCTATGGCCGAAGTGAAACTCGATATGGCGGTCAGCAAAGGCGACAAGGCGAAAGAGGCGATTGAAGCCGATGCCGAAAAAATTCGCGCCGCCGAACTCGTCAAACAGTTCAAAATCGAAATGGGTGTCAGCGATTCAGGCGGTTCAACCCAGCAACAGACCGGCGTTAAAAATTGA
- a CDS encoding TrmH family RNA methyltransferase, whose product MRATASAECEHSGVQNNLLTICGLSTVRALAAAAPERIERLFFDETNAPRFAEVCRYLSQKRKIYRLVTPAELKKITDTSHHQGVAAVIHAPEPLRLEGLELSHSTLCLHDVKNPHNVGAILRTTAFFGVRDVIFSRKSYDAAMTASAWRVAEGGVSLTHCYVYEDAHDLFSRAKMLGWWCAAAVRPEKGRLPSLESICVRAGRAHVVACLGNEEEGLPGAFVAGCGYKFTILGSGSVESLNVSVTAALCLEKMSRNYSGLRPE is encoded by the coding sequence GTGCGCGCCACTGCATCAGCCGAATGCGAACATTCCGGGGTGCAGAATAACCTGCTGACGATCTGCGGCCTATCGACCGTGCGTGCCTTGGCTGCGGCGGCACCTGAGCGCATCGAGCGTCTGTTTTTCGATGAGACCAACGCACCCCGGTTTGCAGAAGTCTGCAGATATCTTTCGCAAAAGCGCAAGATCTACCGCCTGGTTACACCGGCCGAGCTGAAAAAGATTACCGATACCTCACACCACCAGGGTGTTGCTGCGGTGATTCATGCACCCGAGCCGCTGCGTCTTGAAGGGCTCGAGCTTTCGCACAGCACGCTGTGTCTGCATGACGTTAAAAATCCGCACAATGTTGGCGCCATATTACGCACAACGGCCTTCTTTGGAGTGCGCGACGTCATCTTCAGCCGCAAATCTTATGACGCGGCAATGACTGCGTCAGCCTGGCGTGTTGCTGAAGGCGGCGTCTCACTCACGCACTGTTATGTGTACGAAGATGCCCACGATTTATTTTCGCGGGCCAAAATGCTGGGCTGGTGGTGCGCTGCGGCGGTCAGGCCCGAAAAGGGCAGGTTACCTTCGCTTGAATCAATCTGTGTGCGCGCTGGCAGGGCGCACGTTGTCGCATGCCTGGGCAACGAAGAAGAGGGTCTGCCGGGAGCTTTTGTCGCCGGTTGTGGCTATAAGTTCACGATTTTGGGGTCTGGCAGCGTGGAGTCACTGAACGTTTCAGTGACCGCCGCCCTTTGTCTTGAGAAAATGTCGCGAAATTACTCTGGCCTTCGGCCAGAGTAA